The genomic interval GTACTGAACTTCTTCCCCATCCACGAGAATCGTCTTGCCAAATTCGAGTTCCCTGGACCAGTTCTGCACTTCATTCAGTAGGGGTTGAATGAAAAGCCCCAACAAGACCCCGCAAATTCCGCCACCAATCAACAAGGGTTTTCGCCACTGTTTCCAAATGAAAAGGGCGGCAATGTACAGAACAATCGGAGTTGCAAAAATCGCGGCCCGTGATCCGGTCACGAAAATTCCAAGCGCACACAGAAAAGGCGCACCAAGCCACAACTCCGGACCAAGTTTGCGTTTGGCAACCGAGAACGCATAAAGCATCCAGGGCAACAACATCAGTTGGAGAACCGCAAGATAAATGGGATGTCCCGTCGGACCGAAAGAACGCTTCATCCCGAATCGTTGGGCATCTCTGGCGATGCCTTTCACCGGACGATTCCCAAAGACCGTTTCAAACGGGTTGGAATTTCCAACCGCTTCCAATATGGATAAGAAGCTAAGAGCACAACCCACGACGACCACGATCGGCAGCAAGTCCCGAATATCGTCCATGCTTTGAATGGCTAACCGACCGGCGAAATATGGCAGCAGCCATTCGCCGTAGGCTCGCAGGAGGATTCCGGCGGAGAAGCCATTGTGATAGGTGTCCGCCAAGCAATGCACACCGACCAAGCCGAACACCATGAAGTCGATTGCGACGAGCTTCGTGCGGATCGTACCGTCTCGGTGTGCCAGGTACATCAGCAGAACGCAGGCGGTCCCCGCGATTCGCAGGTCGATCATTTGACCACCGAGACTCTGCGAGATCCACACTGGCAGTATGATGGCAATCGCAACAGCGGTGCCGATCGCGCTTCGTGGACCGGACTTCCACATCCGCCAGCCTGCGACCGCCAATATGACGAACAAAGACACCAACCAGAATCCGTTCATGATGCGATCCTCCGTACTTTCGGTGTCGTTGTTTCCGGCAAGTTGATCGTGTCCACAGCCGAACCCGAAATCGCGGCGGCCCAGTCCCGCCAAGTTTGTGCGTATGATTCCAACAGTGCCCGCGTGTCCGTTCGAGTGAACCACGCGGGATCGGTTTGCAGACTGAGAGTCATTTCACCGTTGCAGTGGCAAATTCCAAACCCCGCCCGTGTTCCCATCCGAATCGGTGGAAGTCCGTAAATCGCAGTTATACGGAGATTCCCAACCGCGATCCGACCGTCCTCCGAAGGGAACCGTCGTCGAAACCGTCGCAATGGATCGTCGAGATTTGTCAGCACCGCAGTCGCCAAACACTTCGACCGACGCAGTAACCCTGCCAGAAGTTTCGGATGAGCCGTGAGAAAACTCATGTCGTTGAGAAAAACCCGACCAGCCTGTGTGTCCTTGATGAATTCCGTTTCCGCTCGCACGCCTTCCAGCAGCGAATCCCAATCGGCACACCGCGAAACCGGCCGCGTGATGAACGCAAACCCCATTCGGTTTGCTGCGGGCAGTCGGCCATCGGCTCGGTTGCGTAAGTCCGTTGGAATCAGAATTCGCAAACGGTGCTTCGGTCGGTTGGCCGTGTGAGTCGTATTCCAATCCGACAAGGTTCGAAACAGCAACGCCGTCGCCGCATCATTGAGAGTGCAATCCAGCTCACGCGCGAGTCGGCGGAAGTTCTCGGTCTCCGCGGCGGTGAACTCACATTGTTCCCATTGCAATGGTTCACGATGCCCCGAGGAAATCGGTTGTCGGCGTTCGGATGCCAACGGCTTCGGTTTCCGCATGTGGAAATCCCAAGCCCCTTTCATCGCCTGCCAACGAGTGACGGTCCGTGTCGATTTGACGGGGGGAAACACGCCTCGGTTTGGCAAACTTTCCGGTCGCAATTTTCGCCAACCAATTTGGTCTTCTTTTGCCGCCGTCAACTGCGAGTACCCGGTCATTAGATCAATAAAGACCTGAGCAGCTCCCTTGCCATCACAAGCAGCGTGATGAAACTGCATTCGCAGAATCGAATTTCCGTCCTGTCGTGAGAACCAAATTCGCCATCCGATTTCGCGATGCAAATCGATCGTTGTGCCGCGGGGCGGTGTGTGAATCGCCTCCTCAGAGACCTCATCGACATGCACTTGGAATTCGTCCCATGCG from Thalassoroseus pseudoceratinae carries:
- a CDS encoding O-antigen ligase family protein; the protein is MNGFWLVSLFVILAVAGWRMWKSGPRSAIGTAVAIAIILPVWISQSLGGQMIDLRIAGTACVLLMYLAHRDGTIRTKLVAIDFMVFGLVGVHCLADTYHNGFSAGILLRAYGEWLLPYFAGRLAIQSMDDIRDLLPIVVVVGCALSFLSILEAVGNSNPFETVFGNRPVKGIARDAQRFGMKRSFGPTGHPIYLAVLQLMLLPWMLYAFSVAKRKLGPELWLGAPFLCALGIFVTGSRAAIFATPIVLYIAALFIWKQWRKPLLIGGGICGVLLGLFIQPLLNEVQNWSRELEFGKTILVDGEEVQYTGTMNRFHLFKVYRPAMQRAGLLGFGTEAVSGFPINVPVGPQDVETLKRVRYIDNAYVLMLLRFGWLGLLGFIAVGVSVLVSQIRLALMTQRRGSQLFACLAGGTTAFLLTLMTVWMPHDFGFFYLWTAGATAGRLANLRPMARVVKRSSHHGVRRRRAA